A genomic region of Oncorhynchus mykiss isolate Arlee chromosome 2, USDA_OmykA_1.1, whole genome shotgun sequence contains the following coding sequences:
- the LOC110538403 gene encoding kin of IRRE-like protein 1 isoform X1: MLAFYLVICLMGTATQAAYFSQQPQDQVVVSGQSVTLPCVIVGYRGMVQWTKDGLALGGERDLPGWTRYSLMGDPLSGEHSLMIDSAELADDAVYECQATQAGLRSHRAKLTVLVPPTDPVVEGGPIIRVKAHTPYNLTCRASGAKPAAEITWYRDGEVMDTAIYSKTRMEDGKRELAVSMLPVVPEDKDSGRTYTCRVLNPAAPAGLQTSVTINVQHPPSVTLSVQPQTVMEGAKVLFICSASANPEITGYRWSKGGVPISEANGDSLEVTVDHSYFTDPVSCEVSNSVGSTNVSTLVDVQFGPRLLSEPKPMNVDIGMDAAFTCTWTGNPPLTLAWTKQGSSVVLSNGNTLQLKAVTQEDAGTYTCKAIVPRIGVAERDVTLTVNGPPIITADATQHAVKHSKGKLECLVGNNPPPDKIVWTFGDVTLSSGSSGRFSVQTVTSDHGVLSSLVLSETLAQDFLLRYNCTAWNRFGTGTALVTLKEQEALPMMIIIGAAVGGGCVLLICVVTLVSLCCRHTGKGKKCTRLSKSDIRVQIVHSDHNATRGNDDEEDVKEPMVNASVQSLSGLLFPPQAPNSSESPGTSRTEHSDLLEEDEDERSDIKVKTDPTNGYYNVHAHEDRVIRSGFSDYVPNPRPVYTPSQLPSPSPLYGQHTVVAATQPRIYDFSHRYATTTGARSTYEQQQAAAAQPGAIYPTDPVYSGSAYLPTAATYGRAFTSYVKPASYEKVDAYDQSDQASKVSSSSRFSYASSQVSSQQSDYGRPSQRMQTHV; this comes from the exons CTACCCAAGCAGCCTACTTTTCCCAGCAGCCCCAAGACCAGGTAGTGGTGTCTGGCCAATCGGTGACTCTGCCCTGTGTTATCGTGGGGTACCGGGGAATGGTGCAGTGGACCAAAGACGGCCTGGcgctgggtggagagagagatctgCCAG GGTGGACACGCTACTCCTTAATGGGAGACCCGCTATCAGGCGAGCACAGCTTGATGATCGACTCGGCAGAGCTGGCTGATGACGCCGTGTACGAGTGTCAGGCTACGCAGGCCGGACTGCGCTCCCACCGAGCCAAGCTCACTGTTCTAG TTCCCCCCACAGAcccggtggtggagggaggtccTATCATACGTGTGAAGGCCCACACACCCTACAACCTCACCTGCCGCGCCTCGGGGGCCAAGCCTGCCGCCGAGATCACCTGGTACAGAGACGGAGAGGTCATGGACACGGCCATATACTCCAAG ACGCGGATGGAGGATGGGAAGAGAGAACTGGCTGTCAGTATGCTTCCTGTGGTGCCGGAGGACAAGGACTCTGGCCGTACCTACACATGTCGCGTCCTCAACCCCGCCGCCCCCGCCGGACTCCAGACCTCTGTCACCATCAACGTCCAGC ACCCCCCATCAGTGACCCTGTCCGTCCAGCCCCAGACTGTCATGGAGGGAGCCAAGGTTCTGTTCATCTGCTCTGCCTCTGCCAACCCTGAGATCACAGGATACAG GTGGTCCAAGGGAGGAGTCCCGATCTCAGAGGCGAACGGGGACAGCCTGGAGGTGACGGTAGACCACTCGTACTTCACAGACCCTGTCTCCTGTGAGGTGTCCAACTCAGTGGGCAGCACCAACGTCAGCACCCTGGTGGATGTACAAT TTGGTCCCAGGCTGCTGTCGGAGCCCAAGCCCATGAACGTGGACATTGGGATGGACGCTGCCTTCACCTGCACCTGGACAGGCAACCCTCCCCTCACCCTGGCCTGGACCAAACAGGGCTCAAGCGTG gtGCTCAGTAATGGCAACACCCTGCAGCTGAAGGCTGTCACCCAGGAGGATGCTGGGACATATACCTGCAAGGCCATCGTTCCCCGCATCGGTGTGGCTGAGAGGGACGTCACGCTCACTGTCAACG gcccACCTATCATTACAGCGGACGCCACACAGCACGCTGTCAAGCACTCCAAGGGCAAGCTAGAGTGCCTGGTGGGAAACAACCCCCCGCCTGACAAGATT GTGTGGACGTTTGGAGACGTGACCCTCTCCTCGGGCTCCTCCGGTCGTTTCTCTGTCCAGACGGTGACCAGCGACCACGGGGTCCTGTCCTCCCTGGTCCTGTCTGAGACCCTGGCCCAGGACTTCCTACTCCGCTACAACTGCACCGCATGGAACCGCTTCGGTACAGGCACCGCGCTGGTCACCCTCAAGGAGCAAG AGGCCCTGCCCATGATGATCATCATTGGGGCGGCAGTGGGCGGAGGGTGTGTCCTGCTTATCTGTGTCGTCaccctggtctctctctgctgcaggcaCACCGGAAAAG GTAAAAAGTGCACACGCCTCTCAAAGAGTGACATCAGAGTTCAGATTGTGCACAGCGACCACAACGCTACCCGTGGCaacgatgatgaggaggatgtCAAGGAGCCGATGGTAAATGCCTCCGTTCAATCACTTTCA GGCCTGTTGTTTCCCCCTCAGGCCCCCAACAGCAGTGAGTCTCCTGGGACATCCCGGACGGAACACAGTGACCTGCtggaggaggacgaggacgagAGGTCAGACATCAAGGTAAAAACC GACCCCACTAACGGCTACTACAACGTGCATGCTCACGAGGACCGGGTGATCCGCAGTGGTTTCTCAGATTACGTGCCCAACCCCCGTCCTGTCTACACTCCATCCCAGCTGCCCTCCCCCAGCCCGCTGTACGGCCAGCACACAGTGGTGGCAGCCACACAGCCCCGAATCTACGACTTCTCCCACCGCTACGCCACCACCACAGGGGCCCGCTCCACCTACGAGCAGCAGCAGGCAGCGGCAGCCCAGCCCGGGGCCATCTACCCCACCGACCCAGTCTACAGTGGCTCTGCCTACCTGCCCACCGCCGCCACATACGGCCGAGCCTTCACCAGCTACGTCAAGCCCGCCTCCTACGAGAAGGTGGACGCCTACGATCAATCGGACCAGGCCAGCAAGGTGTCTAGCTCCTCCCGTTTCTCATATGCATCATCGCAGGTCTCCTCCCAGCAGTCCGACTACGGACGGCCGTCACAACGCATGCAGACTCACGTCTGA
- the LOC110538403 gene encoding kin of IRRE-like protein 1 isoform X4: MLAFYLVICLMGTATQAAYFSQQPQDQVVVSGQSVTLPCVIVGYRGMVQWTKDGLALGGERDLPGWTRYSLMGDPLSGEHSLMIDSAELADDAVYECQATQAGLRSHRAKLTVLVPPTDPVVEGGPIIRVKAHTPYNLTCRASGAKPAAEITWYRDGEVMDTAIYSKTRMEDGKRELAVSMLPVVPEDKDSGRTYTCRVLNPAAPAGLQTSVTINVQHPPSVTLSVQPQTVMEGAKVLFICSASANPEITGYRWSKGGVPISEANGDSLEVTVDHSYFTDPVSCEVSNSVGSTNVSTLVDVQFGPRLLSEPKPMNVDIGMDAAFTCTWTGNPPLTLAWTKQGSSVVLSNGNTLQLKAVTQEDAGTYTCKAIVPRIGVAERDVTLTVNGPPIITADATQHAVKHSKGKLECLVGNNPPPDKIVWTFGDVTLSSGSSGRFSVQTVTSDHGVLSSLVLSETLAQDFLLRYNCTAWNRFGTGTALVTLKEQEALPMMIIIGAAVGGGCVLLICVVTLVSLCCRHTGKGKKCTRLSKSDIRVQIVHSDHNATRGNDDEEDVKEPMGLLFPPQAPNSSESPGTSRTEHSDLLEEDEDERSDIKVKTDPTNGYYNVHAHEDRVIRSGFSDYVPNPRPVYTPSQLPSPSPLYGQHTVVAATQPRIYDFSHRYATTTGARSTYEQQQAAAAQPGAIYPTDPVYSGSAYLPTAATYGRAFTSYVKPASYEKVDAYDQSDQASKVSSSSRFSYASSQVSSQQSDYGRPSQRMQTHV, translated from the exons CTACCCAAGCAGCCTACTTTTCCCAGCAGCCCCAAGACCAGGTAGTGGTGTCTGGCCAATCGGTGACTCTGCCCTGTGTTATCGTGGGGTACCGGGGAATGGTGCAGTGGACCAAAGACGGCCTGGcgctgggtggagagagagatctgCCAG GGTGGACACGCTACTCCTTAATGGGAGACCCGCTATCAGGCGAGCACAGCTTGATGATCGACTCGGCAGAGCTGGCTGATGACGCCGTGTACGAGTGTCAGGCTACGCAGGCCGGACTGCGCTCCCACCGAGCCAAGCTCACTGTTCTAG TTCCCCCCACAGAcccggtggtggagggaggtccTATCATACGTGTGAAGGCCCACACACCCTACAACCTCACCTGCCGCGCCTCGGGGGCCAAGCCTGCCGCCGAGATCACCTGGTACAGAGACGGAGAGGTCATGGACACGGCCATATACTCCAAG ACGCGGATGGAGGATGGGAAGAGAGAACTGGCTGTCAGTATGCTTCCTGTGGTGCCGGAGGACAAGGACTCTGGCCGTACCTACACATGTCGCGTCCTCAACCCCGCCGCCCCCGCCGGACTCCAGACCTCTGTCACCATCAACGTCCAGC ACCCCCCATCAGTGACCCTGTCCGTCCAGCCCCAGACTGTCATGGAGGGAGCCAAGGTTCTGTTCATCTGCTCTGCCTCTGCCAACCCTGAGATCACAGGATACAG GTGGTCCAAGGGAGGAGTCCCGATCTCAGAGGCGAACGGGGACAGCCTGGAGGTGACGGTAGACCACTCGTACTTCACAGACCCTGTCTCCTGTGAGGTGTCCAACTCAGTGGGCAGCACCAACGTCAGCACCCTGGTGGATGTACAAT TTGGTCCCAGGCTGCTGTCGGAGCCCAAGCCCATGAACGTGGACATTGGGATGGACGCTGCCTTCACCTGCACCTGGACAGGCAACCCTCCCCTCACCCTGGCCTGGACCAAACAGGGCTCAAGCGTG gtGCTCAGTAATGGCAACACCCTGCAGCTGAAGGCTGTCACCCAGGAGGATGCTGGGACATATACCTGCAAGGCCATCGTTCCCCGCATCGGTGTGGCTGAGAGGGACGTCACGCTCACTGTCAACG gcccACCTATCATTACAGCGGACGCCACACAGCACGCTGTCAAGCACTCCAAGGGCAAGCTAGAGTGCCTGGTGGGAAACAACCCCCCGCCTGACAAGATT GTGTGGACGTTTGGAGACGTGACCCTCTCCTCGGGCTCCTCCGGTCGTTTCTCTGTCCAGACGGTGACCAGCGACCACGGGGTCCTGTCCTCCCTGGTCCTGTCTGAGACCCTGGCCCAGGACTTCCTACTCCGCTACAACTGCACCGCATGGAACCGCTTCGGTACAGGCACCGCGCTGGTCACCCTCAAGGAGCAAG AGGCCCTGCCCATGATGATCATCATTGGGGCGGCAGTGGGCGGAGGGTGTGTCCTGCTTATCTGTGTCGTCaccctggtctctctctgctgcaggcaCACCGGAAAAG GTAAAAAGTGCACACGCCTCTCAAAGAGTGACATCAGAGTTCAGATTGTGCACAGCGACCACAACGCTACCCGTGGCaacgatgatgaggaggatgtCAAGGAGCCGATG GGCCTGTTGTTTCCCCCTCAGGCCCCCAACAGCAGTGAGTCTCCTGGGACATCCCGGACGGAACACAGTGACCTGCtggaggaggacgaggacgagAGGTCAGACATCAAGGTAAAAACC GACCCCACTAACGGCTACTACAACGTGCATGCTCACGAGGACCGGGTGATCCGCAGTGGTTTCTCAGATTACGTGCCCAACCCCCGTCCTGTCTACACTCCATCCCAGCTGCCCTCCCCCAGCCCGCTGTACGGCCAGCACACAGTGGTGGCAGCCACACAGCCCCGAATCTACGACTTCTCCCACCGCTACGCCACCACCACAGGGGCCCGCTCCACCTACGAGCAGCAGCAGGCAGCGGCAGCCCAGCCCGGGGCCATCTACCCCACCGACCCAGTCTACAGTGGCTCTGCCTACCTGCCCACCGCCGCCACATACGGCCGAGCCTTCACCAGCTACGTCAAGCCCGCCTCCTACGAGAAGGTGGACGCCTACGATCAATCGGACCAGGCCAGCAAGGTGTCTAGCTCCTCCCGTTTCTCATATGCATCATCGCAGGTCTCCTCCCAGCAGTCCGACTACGGACGGCCGTCACAACGCATGCAGACTCACGTCTGA
- the LOC110538403 gene encoding kin of IRRE-like protein 1 isoform X3: protein MLAFYLVICLMGTATQAAYFSQQPQDQVVVSGQSVTLPCVIVGYRGMVQWTKDGLALGGERDLPGWTRYSLMGDPLSGEHSLMIDSAELADDAVYECQATQAGLRSHRAKLTVLVPPTDPVVEGGPIIRVKAHTPYNLTCRASGAKPAAEITWYRDGEVMDTAIYSKTRMEDGKRELAVSMLPVVPEDKDSGRTYTCRVLNPAAPAGLQTSVTINVQHPPSVTLSVQPQTVMEGAKVLFICSASANPEITGYRWSKGGVPISEANGDSLEVTVDHSYFTDPVSCEVSNSVGSTNVSTLVDVQFGPRLLSEPKPMNVDIGMDAAFTCTWTGNPPLTLAWTKQGSSVVLSNGNTLQLKAVTQEDAGTYTCKAIVPRIGVAERDVTLTVNGPPIITADATQHAVKHSKGKLECLVGNNPPPDKIVWTFGDVTLSSGSSGRFSVQTVTSDHGVLSSLVLSETLAQDFLLRYNCTAWNRFGTGTALVTLKEQEALPMMIIIGAAVGGGCVLLICVVTLVSLCCRHTGKGKKCTRLSKSDIRVQIVHSDHNATRGNDDEEDVKEPMVNASVQSLSAPNSSESPGTSRTEHSDLLEEDEDERSDIKVKTDPTNGYYNVHAHEDRVIRSGFSDYVPNPRPVYTPSQLPSPSPLYGQHTVVAATQPRIYDFSHRYATTTGARSTYEQQQAAAAQPGAIYPTDPVYSGSAYLPTAATYGRAFTSYVKPASYEKVDAYDQSDQASKVSSSSRFSYASSQVSSQQSDYGRPSQRMQTHV, encoded by the exons CTACCCAAGCAGCCTACTTTTCCCAGCAGCCCCAAGACCAGGTAGTGGTGTCTGGCCAATCGGTGACTCTGCCCTGTGTTATCGTGGGGTACCGGGGAATGGTGCAGTGGACCAAAGACGGCCTGGcgctgggtggagagagagatctgCCAG GGTGGACACGCTACTCCTTAATGGGAGACCCGCTATCAGGCGAGCACAGCTTGATGATCGACTCGGCAGAGCTGGCTGATGACGCCGTGTACGAGTGTCAGGCTACGCAGGCCGGACTGCGCTCCCACCGAGCCAAGCTCACTGTTCTAG TTCCCCCCACAGAcccggtggtggagggaggtccTATCATACGTGTGAAGGCCCACACACCCTACAACCTCACCTGCCGCGCCTCGGGGGCCAAGCCTGCCGCCGAGATCACCTGGTACAGAGACGGAGAGGTCATGGACACGGCCATATACTCCAAG ACGCGGATGGAGGATGGGAAGAGAGAACTGGCTGTCAGTATGCTTCCTGTGGTGCCGGAGGACAAGGACTCTGGCCGTACCTACACATGTCGCGTCCTCAACCCCGCCGCCCCCGCCGGACTCCAGACCTCTGTCACCATCAACGTCCAGC ACCCCCCATCAGTGACCCTGTCCGTCCAGCCCCAGACTGTCATGGAGGGAGCCAAGGTTCTGTTCATCTGCTCTGCCTCTGCCAACCCTGAGATCACAGGATACAG GTGGTCCAAGGGAGGAGTCCCGATCTCAGAGGCGAACGGGGACAGCCTGGAGGTGACGGTAGACCACTCGTACTTCACAGACCCTGTCTCCTGTGAGGTGTCCAACTCAGTGGGCAGCACCAACGTCAGCACCCTGGTGGATGTACAAT TTGGTCCCAGGCTGCTGTCGGAGCCCAAGCCCATGAACGTGGACATTGGGATGGACGCTGCCTTCACCTGCACCTGGACAGGCAACCCTCCCCTCACCCTGGCCTGGACCAAACAGGGCTCAAGCGTG gtGCTCAGTAATGGCAACACCCTGCAGCTGAAGGCTGTCACCCAGGAGGATGCTGGGACATATACCTGCAAGGCCATCGTTCCCCGCATCGGTGTGGCTGAGAGGGACGTCACGCTCACTGTCAACG gcccACCTATCATTACAGCGGACGCCACACAGCACGCTGTCAAGCACTCCAAGGGCAAGCTAGAGTGCCTGGTGGGAAACAACCCCCCGCCTGACAAGATT GTGTGGACGTTTGGAGACGTGACCCTCTCCTCGGGCTCCTCCGGTCGTTTCTCTGTCCAGACGGTGACCAGCGACCACGGGGTCCTGTCCTCCCTGGTCCTGTCTGAGACCCTGGCCCAGGACTTCCTACTCCGCTACAACTGCACCGCATGGAACCGCTTCGGTACAGGCACCGCGCTGGTCACCCTCAAGGAGCAAG AGGCCCTGCCCATGATGATCATCATTGGGGCGGCAGTGGGCGGAGGGTGTGTCCTGCTTATCTGTGTCGTCaccctggtctctctctgctgcaggcaCACCGGAAAAG GTAAAAAGTGCACACGCCTCTCAAAGAGTGACATCAGAGTTCAGATTGTGCACAGCGACCACAACGCTACCCGTGGCaacgatgatgaggaggatgtCAAGGAGCCGATGGTAAATGCCTCCGTTCAATCACTTTCA GCCCCCAACAGCAGTGAGTCTCCTGGGACATCCCGGACGGAACACAGTGACCTGCtggaggaggacgaggacgagAGGTCAGACATCAAGGTAAAAACC GACCCCACTAACGGCTACTACAACGTGCATGCTCACGAGGACCGGGTGATCCGCAGTGGTTTCTCAGATTACGTGCCCAACCCCCGTCCTGTCTACACTCCATCCCAGCTGCCCTCCCCCAGCCCGCTGTACGGCCAGCACACAGTGGTGGCAGCCACACAGCCCCGAATCTACGACTTCTCCCACCGCTACGCCACCACCACAGGGGCCCGCTCCACCTACGAGCAGCAGCAGGCAGCGGCAGCCCAGCCCGGGGCCATCTACCCCACCGACCCAGTCTACAGTGGCTCTGCCTACCTGCCCACCGCCGCCACATACGGCCGAGCCTTCACCAGCTACGTCAAGCCCGCCTCCTACGAGAAGGTGGACGCCTACGATCAATCGGACCAGGCCAGCAAGGTGTCTAGCTCCTCCCGTTTCTCATATGCATCATCGCAGGTCTCCTCCCAGCAGTCCGACTACGGACGGCCGTCACAACGCATGCAGACTCACGTCTGA
- the LOC110538403 gene encoding kin of IRRE-like protein 3 isoform X7, which produces MLAFYLVICLMGTATQAAYFSQQPQDQVVVSGQSVTLPCVIVGYRGMVQWTKDGLALGGERDLPGWTRYSLMGDPLSGEHSLMIDSAELADDAVYECQATQAGLRSHRAKLTVLVPPTDPVVEGGPIIRVKAHTPYNLTCRASGAKPAAEITWYRDGEVMDTAIYSKTRMEDGKRELAVSMLPVVPEDKDSGRTYTCRVLNPAAPAGLQTSVTINVQHPPSVTLSVQPQTVMEGAKVLFICSASANPEITGYRWSKGGVPISEANGDSLEVTVDHSYFTDPVSCEVSNSVGSTNVSTLVDVQFGPRLLSEPKPMNVDIGMDAAFTCTWTGNPPLTLAWTKQGSSVVLSNGNTLQLKAVTQEDAGTYTCKAIVPRIGVAERDVTLTVNGPPIITADATQHAVKHSKGKLECLVGNNPPPDKIVWTFGDVTLSSGSSGRFSVQTVTSDHGVLSSLVLSETLAQDFLLRYNCTAWNRFGTGTALVTLKEQEALPMMIIIGAAVGGGCVLLICVVTLVSLCCRHTGKGKKCTRLSKSDIRVQIVHSDHNATRGNDDEEDVKEPMAPNSSESPGTSRTEHSDLLEEDEDERSDIKVKTDPTNGYYNVHAHEDRVIRSGFSDYVPNPRPVYTPSQLPSPSPLYGQHTVVAATQPRIYDFSHRYATTTGARSTYEQQQAAAAQPGAIYPTDPVYSGSAYLPTAATYGRAFTSYVKPASYEKVDAYDQSDQASKVSSSSRFSYASSQVSSQQSDYGRPSQRMQTHV; this is translated from the exons CTACCCAAGCAGCCTACTTTTCCCAGCAGCCCCAAGACCAGGTAGTGGTGTCTGGCCAATCGGTGACTCTGCCCTGTGTTATCGTGGGGTACCGGGGAATGGTGCAGTGGACCAAAGACGGCCTGGcgctgggtggagagagagatctgCCAG GGTGGACACGCTACTCCTTAATGGGAGACCCGCTATCAGGCGAGCACAGCTTGATGATCGACTCGGCAGAGCTGGCTGATGACGCCGTGTACGAGTGTCAGGCTACGCAGGCCGGACTGCGCTCCCACCGAGCCAAGCTCACTGTTCTAG TTCCCCCCACAGAcccggtggtggagggaggtccTATCATACGTGTGAAGGCCCACACACCCTACAACCTCACCTGCCGCGCCTCGGGGGCCAAGCCTGCCGCCGAGATCACCTGGTACAGAGACGGAGAGGTCATGGACACGGCCATATACTCCAAG ACGCGGATGGAGGATGGGAAGAGAGAACTGGCTGTCAGTATGCTTCCTGTGGTGCCGGAGGACAAGGACTCTGGCCGTACCTACACATGTCGCGTCCTCAACCCCGCCGCCCCCGCCGGACTCCAGACCTCTGTCACCATCAACGTCCAGC ACCCCCCATCAGTGACCCTGTCCGTCCAGCCCCAGACTGTCATGGAGGGAGCCAAGGTTCTGTTCATCTGCTCTGCCTCTGCCAACCCTGAGATCACAGGATACAG GTGGTCCAAGGGAGGAGTCCCGATCTCAGAGGCGAACGGGGACAGCCTGGAGGTGACGGTAGACCACTCGTACTTCACAGACCCTGTCTCCTGTGAGGTGTCCAACTCAGTGGGCAGCACCAACGTCAGCACCCTGGTGGATGTACAAT TTGGTCCCAGGCTGCTGTCGGAGCCCAAGCCCATGAACGTGGACATTGGGATGGACGCTGCCTTCACCTGCACCTGGACAGGCAACCCTCCCCTCACCCTGGCCTGGACCAAACAGGGCTCAAGCGTG gtGCTCAGTAATGGCAACACCCTGCAGCTGAAGGCTGTCACCCAGGAGGATGCTGGGACATATACCTGCAAGGCCATCGTTCCCCGCATCGGTGTGGCTGAGAGGGACGTCACGCTCACTGTCAACG gcccACCTATCATTACAGCGGACGCCACACAGCACGCTGTCAAGCACTCCAAGGGCAAGCTAGAGTGCCTGGTGGGAAACAACCCCCCGCCTGACAAGATT GTGTGGACGTTTGGAGACGTGACCCTCTCCTCGGGCTCCTCCGGTCGTTTCTCTGTCCAGACGGTGACCAGCGACCACGGGGTCCTGTCCTCCCTGGTCCTGTCTGAGACCCTGGCCCAGGACTTCCTACTCCGCTACAACTGCACCGCATGGAACCGCTTCGGTACAGGCACCGCGCTGGTCACCCTCAAGGAGCAAG AGGCCCTGCCCATGATGATCATCATTGGGGCGGCAGTGGGCGGAGGGTGTGTCCTGCTTATCTGTGTCGTCaccctggtctctctctgctgcaggcaCACCGGAAAAG GTAAAAAGTGCACACGCCTCTCAAAGAGTGACATCAGAGTTCAGATTGTGCACAGCGACCACAACGCTACCCGTGGCaacgatgatgaggaggatgtCAAGGAGCCGATG GCCCCCAACAGCAGTGAGTCTCCTGGGACATCCCGGACGGAACACAGTGACCTGCtggaggaggacgaggacgagAGGTCAGACATCAAGGTAAAAACC GACCCCACTAACGGCTACTACAACGTGCATGCTCACGAGGACCGGGTGATCCGCAGTGGTTTCTCAGATTACGTGCCCAACCCCCGTCCTGTCTACACTCCATCCCAGCTGCCCTCCCCCAGCCCGCTGTACGGCCAGCACACAGTGGTGGCAGCCACACAGCCCCGAATCTACGACTTCTCCCACCGCTACGCCACCACCACAGGGGCCCGCTCCACCTACGAGCAGCAGCAGGCAGCGGCAGCCCAGCCCGGGGCCATCTACCCCACCGACCCAGTCTACAGTGGCTCTGCCTACCTGCCCACCGCCGCCACATACGGCCGAGCCTTCACCAGCTACGTCAAGCCCGCCTCCTACGAGAAGGTGGACGCCTACGATCAATCGGACCAGGCCAGCAAGGTGTCTAGCTCCTCCCGTTTCTCATATGCATCATCGCAGGTCTCCTCCCAGCAGTCCGACTACGGACGGCCGTCACAACGCATGCAGACTCACGTCTGA